Proteins from a single region of Akkermansiaceae bacterium:
- a CDS encoding dienelactone hydrolase family protein translates to MRLLQSLLAMSLSSTGFAAETIAREWDAPNGIHIPYRLAVPEKVEEGKVYPLVLFLHGAGERGDDNKKHLKHGISSILAGAEKLNEPCFLIAPQCPAELWWADLDAEKRRLVAAKEPNPRLEAVLALVEEFSKTHPVDPKRFYVTGISMGGFGTWDLMGRAPEKIAAALPICGGGDPSIVSRYKDVPVWTFHGDADPTVPVAATTDLIEALEKAGGKPKLTIYPGVKHDSWTMTYDNPEAIRWLFSQKRK, encoded by the coding sequence ATGCGCCTGCTCCAGAGCCTGCTCGCCATGTCCCTCTCATCCACTGGATTCGCCGCTGAAACCATCGCCAGGGAGTGGGATGCGCCCAACGGCATCCACATCCCTTACCGCCTCGCCGTTCCGGAGAAGGTGGAGGAGGGGAAAGTCTATCCGCTCGTCCTTTTTCTCCATGGTGCGGGTGAGCGCGGTGACGACAACAAGAAGCACCTGAAGCACGGCATCAGCTCCATCCTCGCCGGTGCGGAGAAGCTCAACGAGCCTTGCTTCCTCATCGCGCCCCAATGCCCCGCCGAGCTGTGGTGGGCGGATCTCGACGCGGAGAAGCGGCGGCTGGTCGCGGCCAAGGAGCCGAACCCGCGGTTGGAGGCCGTGCTCGCGCTGGTGGAGGAATTTTCAAAAACCCACCCCGTAGATCCGAAGCGCTTCTATGTCACCGGCATCTCCATGGGTGGCTTCGGCACCTGGGACCTGATGGGCCGTGCGCCGGAGAAAATCGCCGCCGCTCTTCCCATCTGCGGCGGCGGGGATCCATCGATCGTTTCGCGTTACAAGGATGTGCCGGTCTGGACCTTCCACGGTGATGCGGACCCCACGGTGCCGGTTGCGGCGACCACGGATCTCATCGAGGCTCTGGAAAAAGCGGGCGGCAAGCCGAAGCTCACCATCTACCCTGGCGTGAAGCACGACTCCTGGACGATGACCTACGACAATCCGGAGGCCATCCGCTGGCTGTTTTCGCAGAAGCGGAAGTGA
- a CDS encoding sulfatase-like hydrolase/transferase, whose product MMNFLKALFLALCLSATVSAAQPNIIIFLVDDMGVMDTSVPFLTDVSGKPQRYPLNDYFRTPSMERLAERGIRFNQFNAMSLCSPSRISLITGKNAARHRTTNWINQSTDNRGPNGPPEWNWKGLRKDDVTLPRLLQKAGYRTIQVGKAHFGPGDSEGADPLNLGFDVNIAGGPIGHPASYKGTLDFGAKTKQVANAVKGLEKYHGQDIFLTEALTLEANAQVELAVKDKKPFFLHLGHYAVHTPFESDARFADHYKDSGKPPKAQAFATLVEGMDKSLGDLMDHLEKLGVAEDTLIVFLGDNGSDSPLGEAHNVGSAAPLRGKKGSHYEGGMRSPFIAAWAKPSADNANQKKLPVKQGAVQTQFAAIHDIFPTLTGLAGVAAPEAYEMDGRKLDTLLTGAADGSHPDAFLMHYPHAPHRSNHFTTYREGDWKVAYHYFPDAENGNTRYQLFNLKNDPFEQEDLSSSDPANLSRMMKALATALEEEKALYPVDEAGAPVKPVVP is encoded by the coding sequence ATGATGAATTTCCTGAAAGCCCTTTTCCTCGCCCTCTGTCTTTCCGCCACGGTTTCCGCCGCCCAACCGAACATCATCATCTTCTTGGTGGATGACATGGGGGTGATGGACACATCGGTTCCCTTCCTGACGGATGTATCCGGCAAGCCGCAGCGCTATCCGCTCAACGATTATTTCCGCACACCTTCCATGGAGCGCCTGGCCGAACGGGGCATCCGCTTCAACCAGTTCAACGCGATGAGCCTTTGCTCGCCGAGCCGCATCTCCCTCATCACCGGAAAGAACGCGGCCCGCCACCGGACGACGAACTGGATCAACCAGTCCACCGACAACCGCGGACCGAACGGCCCGCCGGAGTGGAACTGGAAAGGGCTGCGGAAGGATGATGTGACCCTGCCGCGCCTGCTGCAAAAGGCCGGCTACCGCACCATCCAGGTTGGCAAGGCGCACTTCGGTCCCGGGGACTCCGAGGGCGCGGATCCGCTCAACCTCGGGTTTGATGTGAACATCGCCGGTGGACCCATCGGCCATCCCGCGAGCTACAAGGGGACTCTGGATTTCGGCGCGAAGACGAAGCAGGTGGCAAATGCCGTGAAGGGCCTGGAGAAATACCACGGCCAGGACATCTTCCTCACGGAGGCGCTCACGCTGGAAGCCAACGCCCAGGTGGAGCTGGCGGTGAAGGACAAGAAGCCGTTTTTCCTCCATCTGGGACACTACGCGGTCCATACTCCGTTCGAGTCCGATGCCAGGTTCGCCGACCACTATAAGGATAGTGGAAAACCGCCGAAGGCGCAGGCGTTCGCCACGCTGGTCGAGGGCATGGACAAGTCCCTGGGCGACCTGATGGACCATCTGGAAAAGCTGGGCGTGGCGGAGGACACGCTGATCGTTTTTCTGGGTGACAACGGCTCGGACTCCCCGCTGGGCGAGGCCCACAACGTGGGCAGCGCCGCCCCGCTGCGCGGCAAGAAAGGCTCCCACTACGAGGGCGGCATGCGCAGCCCGTTCATCGCCGCGTGGGCAAAGCCGTCCGCCGATAATGCGAACCAGAAGAAACTGCCCGTGAAGCAGGGAGCGGTGCAGACACAATTCGCGGCGATCCATGACATCTTCCCCACCCTCACCGGTCTTGCAGGGGTTGCGGCTCCGGAAGCCTACGAGATGGACGGACGGAAGCTCGATACCCTGCTGACGGGCGCGGCGGACGGGAGCCATCCGGATGCATTCCTCATGCACTACCCGCACGCGCCGCACCGCAGCAACCATTTCACCACCTACCGTGAAGGGGACTGGAAAGTGGCCTATCACTATTTCCCCGACGCTGAGAACGGGAACACCCGCTACCAGCTCTTCAATCTGAAGAACGACCCCTTCGAGCAGGAGGATCTTTCCTCATCCGACCCCGCCAACCTCAGCCGGATGATGAAGGCGCTCGCAACCGCGCTGGAGGAGGAGAAGGCGCTCTATCCCGTGGATGAGGCGGGGGCTCCGGTGAAGCCGGTGGTGCCGTAG
- a CDS encoding NUDIX domain-containing protein, whose amino-acid sequence MVRYRSNVAALIVRADGSLLICERWTIPGAWQFPQGGVDAGESLEGALFREVKEEIGIGPKHLRIVKKRSGYRYLYPEQVRQKKLQKHGNQGQEQTYYLCELLDSAPPVNVNQRPREFRAHRWIHPTEFDLEWLPEFKRDVYRQVMLDFFDVEL is encoded by the coding sequence ATGGTCCGCTACCGGTCGAACGTCGCCGCGCTGATCGTGAGGGCTGACGGTTCCTTGCTGATCTGCGAGCGGTGGACCATCCCCGGGGCATGGCAGTTCCCGCAGGGCGGAGTGGACGCGGGGGAGTCACTGGAAGGCGCGCTGTTCCGCGAAGTGAAGGAGGAGATCGGCATCGGGCCGAAGCATCTCCGGATCGTGAAAAAGCGCAGCGGCTACCGCTATCTCTACCCGGAGCAGGTGCGGCAGAAGAAGCTGCAGAAGCACGGCAACCAGGGCCAGGAGCAGACCTACTACCTCTGTGAGCTGCTGGACTCCGCACCACCGGTGAACGTGAACCAACGGCCCCGGGAGTTCCGCGCCCACCGCTGGATCCACCCGACGGAGTTCGACCTGGAGTGGCTGCCGGAGTTCAAGCGCGACGTGTACCGGCAGGTGATGCTGGATTTCTTCGATGTGGAGCTGTGA